A genome region from Mammaliicoccus sp. Marseille-Q6498 includes the following:
- the ligA gene encoding NAD-dependent DNA ligase LigA produces the protein MDELKSRVEELHQLLHRYNHEYHVLDNPSVPDSEYDKLLHELIAIEEKNPELKTPDSPTVRVGGTPLSQFEKINHDTPMLSLGNAFNEEDIKKFDQRVRDKVENVRYTCELKIDGLAVSLKYENGRFVQGLTRGDGTTGENITENLKTIHAIPLTIKEPLSIEVRGEAYMPRKSFMSLNEQKEKNDEQLFANPRNAAAGSLRQLDSKLTAKRKLDIFLYSVNDLTEIEASSQSEALNNLDELGFKTNKERETFDDIEGVLSFIEKWTEQRNDLPYDIDGIVIKVDDLSQQEELGFTQKSPRWAIAYKFPAEEVLTTLKDIQLSIGRTGVVTPTAILEPVKVAGTTVSRASLHNEDLIHEKDIRIGDKVIIKKAGDIIPEVVRSIAEDRSEDSKVYHMPTHCPGCEHELVRIEGEVALRCINPKCPAQLVEGMIHFVSRQAMNIDGLGDKIIEQLYLNEKIKDVADLYYLTKEDLLPLERMGEKKVHNLLTAIEASKEKSLEHLLFGLGVRHLGTKASRIIAEKFETIDQLFDVTIDDLTEIPDVGHKMAQSLVTYMENEDIKVLIEKLKKKNVNMTYKGIKQSEIEGHPDFIEKTFVLTGKMTEMARPEATKIIQSLGGKVTNSVTKKTDVVIAGEDAGSKLDKAEQLNIEIWTEQDWLNKYRNINE, from the coding sequence ATGGATGAATTAAAATCAAGAGTTGAAGAACTACATCAATTATTACATCGTTATAACCATGAATATCATGTGTTAGATAATCCTTCTGTACCTGATAGCGAATATGACAAATTATTGCATGAATTAATAGCAATTGAAGAAAAAAATCCAGAACTTAAGACACCGGATTCACCAACTGTTAGGGTTGGTGGAACACCTTTGTCTCAATTTGAAAAGATTAATCATGATACGCCAATGTTATCTCTCGGCAATGCTTTTAACGAAGAAGACATTAAAAAGTTTGATCAAAGAGTGAGAGATAAAGTAGAGAACGTACGATACACTTGTGAACTAAAAATTGACGGACTTGCCGTTTCATTAAAATATGAAAACGGTAGATTTGTACAAGGTTTAACAAGAGGTGATGGCACAACAGGTGAAAACATTACCGAAAATTTAAAAACGATTCATGCGATTCCATTAACAATTAAAGAACCACTTTCTATTGAAGTACGTGGAGAAGCGTACATGCCAAGAAAGTCATTTATGTCATTAAATGAACAAAAAGAGAAAAATGACGAACAACTATTTGCTAATCCTAGAAACGCAGCTGCTGGATCACTTAGACAATTAGACTCGAAACTAACTGCTAAAAGAAAGCTCGATATATTCTTATACAGCGTTAACGATTTAACTGAAATAGAAGCAAGTAGTCAATCAGAAGCATTAAACAACTTAGATGAATTAGGATTTAAAACGAATAAAGAACGAGAAACTTTTGATGATATTGAAGGTGTACTTTCATTTATCGAAAAATGGACTGAACAAAGAAATGATTTACCGTACGATATTGATGGTATCGTCATTAAAGTAGATGATTTAAGTCAGCAAGAAGAATTAGGATTTACACAGAAATCACCAAGATGGGCAATCGCTTATAAGTTTCCAGCTGAAGAAGTATTAACAACGTTAAAAGATATTCAATTAAGTATTGGAAGAACTGGTGTCGTAACGCCGACCGCTATTTTAGAACCTGTAAAAGTTGCAGGAACAACTGTGTCTAGAGCATCATTACATAATGAAGATTTAATTCACGAGAAAGATATAAGAATTGGCGATAAAGTTATTATTAAAAAAGCCGGAGACATTATACCTGAAGTTGTAAGAAGTATTGCTGAAGACAGATCAGAAGATAGTAAAGTTTACCATATGCCAACACATTGTCCAGGCTGTGAACATGAATTAGTAAGAATCGAAGGCGAAGTGGCGTTAAGATGTATTAATCCTAAATGTCCAGCTCAACTCGTAGAAGGCATGATTCACTTCGTCTCAAGACAAGCGATGAATATAGATGGTTTAGGAGATAAGATAATCGAGCAACTTTATTTAAATGAAAAAATTAAAGACGTTGCTGATTTATATTATTTAACTAAAGAAGATTTATTGCCTCTTGAAAGAATGGGCGAGAAAAAAGTTCATAATTTATTAACTGCTATTGAAGCATCAAAAGAAAAGTCTTTAGAACATTTATTATTTGGTTTAGGTGTAAGACATCTCGGAACGAAAGCAAGCCGTATTATAGCTGAAAAATTTGAAACAATCGATCAACTATTTGATGTTACGATTGATGATTTAACAGAAATACCAGATGTGGGTCACAAAATGGCACAATCTCTCGTGACTTATATGGAAAACGAAGATATTAAAGTATTAATAGAGAAGTTGAAAAAGAAAAATGTTAATATGACTTATAAAGGTATCAAGCAATCTGAAATCGAAGGTCATCCTGATTTTATTGAAAAAACATTTGTCTTAACTGGTAAAATGACAGAAATGGCTAGACCAGAAGCTACGAAAATCATACAATCATTAGGTGGAAAAGTAACAAACAGTGTTACTAAAAAAACAGATGTCGTTATTGCAGGTGAAGATGCTGGTTCGAAACTCGATAAAGCTGAGCAATTAAACATTGAAATATGGACTGAACAAGACTGGTTGAATAAATATCGTAATATCAATGAATAG
- a CDS encoding CamS family sex pheromone protein has protein sequence MKKGFLILATVILLTACSSDTTQKNDQNKSDKEKEQTKQISTGMQISNDYYRTLLPFKVSAARGLTQDNMISSFNSEAFESGLLDISKKTFPTEDYLYRDGQFLDKDTVRAYLSPKYTKKEISAMSDEDKEAKKAGENLGLNPTHDGEKDPEKIAEKSPTYLSHIIEQDYFTESDAKKQKISGMTIGLAMNSEYVYQKEQYGETYTKKLDKKEVEKKGKEMAEEILSRLRVRDDLKNIPINFAIFIQSGEGDIEPGKFVVHASSDGGKRSVKSWEKMNQQHVTIPSSDASDLDENLNSNFEQFNQDLQKYFPNFTQAVGTGKFDDDKLTELKIKVPLDYYGKAEVVGVTQYVSDLSEKYFKGVDDFEISIVDGEEPQALITKTKDDKETQIHIYK, from the coding sequence ATGAAAAAAGGATTTCTTATTTTAGCGACTGTAATATTGCTTACAGCATGTTCATCAGATACTACTCAGAAAAATGATCAAAATAAATCTGATAAAGAAAAAGAACAAACAAAACAAATTTCTACGGGCATGCAAATTTCGAACGATTATTATAGAACATTATTACCATTTAAGGTAAGTGCGGCTAGGGGACTAACGCAAGATAATATGATATCTAGTTTTAACAGTGAAGCATTTGAAAGTGGTTTGTTAGATATAAGTAAAAAAACATTTCCAACTGAAGATTATTTATATCGTGACGGTCAATTTTTAGATAAAGATACAGTACGAGCATACTTATCTCCAAAATATACTAAAAAAGAGATAAGTGCGATGAGTGATGAAGATAAAGAAGCAAAAAAAGCTGGAGAAAACTTAGGATTAAATCCTACACATGATGGTGAAAAAGATCCAGAAAAAATAGCTGAAAAATCTCCTACATATTTATCACATATTATAGAGCAAGATTATTTTACGGAAAGTGATGCTAAGAAACAAAAAATTTCAGGCATGACAATCGGTTTAGCAATGAATAGTGAATATGTTTATCAAAAAGAACAATACGGTGAAACGTATACTAAAAAACTTGATAAAAAAGAAGTCGAGAAAAAAGGTAAAGAAATGGCAGAAGAAATTTTATCTCGACTAAGAGTAAGAGATGATTTAAAAAATATCCCAATCAACTTTGCTATTTTCATACAATCAGGTGAAGGAGATATTGAGCCTGGTAAATTTGTCGTTCATGCTTCAAGTGATGGCGGTAAAAGAAGTGTGAAAAGTTGGGAGAAAATGAATCAACAACATGTTACAATTCCATCGTCTGATGCTTCAGATTTAGATGAAAATTTAAACTCTAATTTTGAACAGTTCAATCAAGATTTACAAAAATATTTCCCTAACTTTACACAAGCTGTAGGTACAGGTAAATTTGATGATGATAAACTAACCGAACTGAAAATAAAAGTACCATTAGATTACTATGGAAAAGCAGAAGTAGTTGGTGTTACGCAATATGTATCAGATTTATCAGAGAAGTATTTTAAAGGGGTAGACGACTTTGAAATATCTATTGTTGATGGTGAAGAACCTCAAGCATTAATCACTAAAACTAAAGACGATAAAGAAACACAAATTCATATTTATAAATAA